From the Rhea pennata isolate bPtePen1 chromosome 1, bPtePen1.pri, whole genome shotgun sequence genome, the window AGATTTAGGAGTTATTTCCTGAGTCTGTTTCAGAATCACTGTATATAATTCTGTCTTCTTACAGACTGTCTCACTCTAATGGAGTGAATCTGGATGAGCCTTGTGAAGACTTAATGAGAGATAAAAGAGGGTTGGAGGTATCAAGAATGACTAATTTTGGAACTCTGAAGCAGGGGGAATCCAAAAGCATGATCATTTGGATCAAGTAAGCCCTTTCAGTTGTTCTAAGCTTTCTTCCATTCTACCATTCCATAGTCTGTACGCCTGTCTTTCATACAGAAGCATCCCATAGTTGGTCCTTGTGGTTTATAGCCTTCAAGTAACCCCCAAATATAATGTATCTGGCTTAATGATGTCAAGATAGTCTTTTATTGAGCAGACATCTTGCAGATAGTGCCCTGAGGTTCTCCCAAACCTAATAAAAATCCTTTCTGGGGTGAAGACTAaagtaaatgcttttatttgtgTAGGTATATTAAATTAAGCAACAGGTAAGCTGTGTTGCCCAGATCTTAGGATAAGGAGACTGCTGTGTACTTGCACGTTGAAAATGgagcattttttcattttttatttctcctccctTAAACTTGGGTACTAGAGACCTATTTTGGTGTATCGTTGggggtttttgtgtttttaggGCGAAgggattgttttttcttttggttctCACTTCTGGGCATAGAGGCTTAAATGAGGTCAGACCTGAATGGCCTCcattttgctgggttttttttttttcctaaaggtTAGCTGTTTGTGGTTTATACGACCTGTAAGTAGTAACATTTAGCAGAGGTTTTAATTCTCATGAGTTAAAATTTGCCAGgcaattctcttttttctgaaaagaacagTGGTTATGAAATAATGGTGAGCTGAACTACTATagactgttttattttgcttgagGTAGAATTATGCTTCCCAAGAACATTAACTGTGCATTTAATTGTTTAACTGCATAACTGCTTATAGGAATAAAGGGAATGTACCACAGTCCTTAATCAGCTGCAGATTAGCTGGATGGGTAAAAGACAAGcaattccattttcaaattCCTCAGAAATGGCAGAACAATTCAGGAGCATATCTATCATCTCCAATAAATCAAGAAAACATCTCAAAAGCTGCAATTAATTCATGTAGCAGAGAAACAACATATGAGTCATTGAATAATGCATCCATTACAAAGAATGGAGTCATTCCAGGTAGAGTGATATTTTAACATCTGAATACTGAGCATTTAACTCCTCAAAAGGAGTGtagggtggggtttttttgttttggggttttttttagtctttttaaagACTTGCTATGCCATCCAGAGCAATTGTGATAATAGAACTATTGTAATTTCTCTGCTACAGAAGGAGTTAATTCTCAGAATCTGAATTtatcaaggaaaaaagatgacttTTCCTTGGTAGAAAATGAACATCTGCATAATGGAATAAATGAGCAAAAAGGTGTCTTGGAAGAACAATCAATAAATGAGACTCATACTACTAGAGAAATTGTCATACCACCAGGTGGGAAAACATTCGTGGTGATTGTATGCACTGCCAcgtaagtatttcttttttttttttctgacttacATAATGGACACAAATCATAAAAACTGACTTTAATGTTTGCCTTATTTGTAGTACAGTTCCTCTTTGGTGTAATGTGAAGTAAATATTAGCAAATGATGTGGAGAGCTATCCTAGAGCTTGAAAGTAGTTAGCATTTTCAGAACTTGATTCTGATTTTTGTCCAAACAAAATAGTGGTAAgagtaaatgaagaaatacagtaGGAGTAGATAACATTCgtagaaatggaaataagatgaaaaaaaatcactacagcTAGCTATATTCTACTTAGAAATCCACAGCAAATCTACACCAACTGTAGTGCTCATGGAGCAACTGCTTTTCCATGTtgtatagtatttttttcagtctcagtACTCTGAAATCATCAAGTCCCTGTCCAAATTTCTTGACTTCTGTCCTGTGATATTGATCCCCAGTCAGCTATGCTGGGGAAAAAAGCTTCCTTCTACAACCGGTAACACTTCCATCAAAGTATTGTTTACAGGGAAAATATCTTTCAGATCTTAGAAAAGGCTTGAAAAGAAAAGTACTTTGCTGTACAAAACATATCTTGAAATTGTTAAGAGGTGAAAAGGCTTGGCATCAGCTGTGTGAGTTCCTTCAGAATTCAAGAAGAAACTTCATGCAGCAAAGCTTGCTTTCACATGCTTTGTAGGTACTTCGAGCTGTAGTGCTACAAACTCTGCATACGACATCTGTTGATCATCATTTAAAGGTTGGACAGGGAAaggcaaaatcatttttttccattcatttaaGCCACTTTCAGATTATTTCTGCTCCATTATGAACGGTAACATAGAGGGTTGAAATTCATGTAGGAGAATTATTTAGCTCCAATTTCAAAGGTAAACTGTAGGCAGGGCCTGCCTTTGCAGAGAAGGGCATGCATGAAATGAACAATTCATTTCACCATAGAACTGTGAATGTCACAAAAATCTGAGAAACTTCTAATAATACAAAACCATCCACACAACTCCATAGAACGCAGCATGAAGATATGACAAGTGTTTGCTGATTTCTGCACTCTAGGAGACCACAGACCCTGAAAATCTAGACCAGTAGACCAGTTGTAGACAGTTCAGTTTCTGTACTGAGCTAGTGTACTGTAGATAAAATTAGGCTAGCTTTAACCTGAGTAGATTGTGTTAGCATGGAAAGTGGTATACCtgcccaaaaaagaaaataagctgaaaTCCTGTCAGGATACTGTTGTTGCAGGTACTTAGCGTGTTTCAGGCGTTGGACTATGTTGTTAGTGTTAAGGAGACAATTTGGCTCTAGGTTGTGCTAGGATTACTTCAGTAAGAGATGCCAGAGCAGATAGTGTGTACACAAGGACCTTTGGTCTTAAGTTCCTTAGACTCTAATTTGAAGAAACTGGTTACCTGTGATGTTTTCCATCTACCACTCCCTAAACCTTGCTTGCACGTACAAATTATCATTCTTCAGAAGATAAGGGatcctttcttccttcactaGGTATGTTTGCAGTTAGGTTCAGTTTTGAGTGGTCTtgagcaaggcagaggaaagctgctgcagcacacagTGAGGAGATGTACTCTGGGTTcctttaatagaaatatttggcTAACCTTTTTCAGTTACagtaaaaacaagattttcttgtgacaaaattattatttttgtacatTCAGTGTTCAGGAGGCAATATTGTTCATTAATGTCTAGGCTTTTTTGATGAAATTGGGATTTTTGAGGTTTGATTTCACTGTGCAAGCTAAAAGGTGGACTGTACTCAAGGCAGGGAGTTACCCTAAATTATTCTCAGATGTTACTAAAAAGATAAActataattttgtttaaaaatacttagagCTGGGGGAGAGAGGGTGAATGTCATGATTTTAAGAACCTAAATTTTGCTTACTTGAAGAAATCCTGGATACAATAAAGAACTTCTGTTGCTTggtttttctgattttgttattGGACGCTATATTGAAACCACTGTAACAAATGAAGAAGAGTCAATAATAGCACCTGTGGAACCATTTTCTCCAAGAAAGCCTAAAATTATTTCCATACCTCAGCAAAGGAAGACCACAGTGGTTGCAACTAAATGCAGAAGGTACTGTGAATTAGAGCAAAAAATAACTTAGCAATGCTGAACACAATAGTTATGAATATCTCTGTCCTGTAGTGCTGACAAAGAAAATGGGAAGCTGGGAGTCTTTgtacattattttatttgcagtgtaCATATATAATAACTATGGACTTTACTGACAGAaagcttttctactttttttttttttttgcatacttATGAATTTCTTTATAGATCTGTTTGTGTAGGAGCTCTTTCCACTGCATAATGTGGTGGTAAACTTTTTAGAGCTAGATTACTCTGCAACACTACAAGTAACTATTGTTAGTGTCATCAAAAAACAAGatggaaaatctgaaataattttctgagaGTAATTTCTTATATAACTTCTCAAGCAACTTCAGAAGTGTATCCAGTTCGTTAGTTTGAGTGAACGGGAACATCTTTTATTCAGAAGAACTCTTCCTTTTGCAAGTGCACTTCCACAATACATATAGTATTTacttaattataaaaatatcccTAAACTGAGAAGAGCATTAAAATATCATGTACTCTGCTTTTCAAGTAATCTGTAACTGcaacacttcattttcttcccgAAGTAGCAAGTTTCTAATTGTTGATTTGGAGCAATGACAAGGTTTGGTGTGTTTTTCATAGCTTTGATGATAGGACTTGCTAATTATCTGTCCTTCACATACAGTTTGAGAATACTAAATGATACGGCatattacttttgttttagaaattgCAGAAGGCAGTTGCCAAGCTTTCTCCCGTATTATACCATACCAGATGGATTAAGAAAATGCGTGGAGCAGAAGTTAGACATACTGActtttcagcctctccttgcagAGGTATGCAAGTGTTATATATATCACAGTATGCAACTGTGATAGCAGTTTCAGAATATGTAACAAGAGAACGTGAAGTCTAATGATAACACTAGTGATTCTTTCTCCAAAGCATTATGATGTGATTTCTAGTAGGAAACACTGCAGCTACTcgcctcttttttttttttttttctttcctcccccagcTTTCTAAGGACTGAGGCCAAATAAAAGGTAAAGGCCAAatgctgtggggttttttgtttgtttgttttttctaaacagctcaccagaaaaaaaaaagaaacagaactgagaTGCTGAGGTGAGAGCAGGGCAGTGATCCTGGGgcgtttgttttcttttttaaaaacttgcaggattttaaataactttataCTGACAGCCTTCCAGTAatagtaatcttttttttaaatgacaccTTAAATATAATCTGTTACTGGTGAGGGTTCAGGTACAGAAATCAATGCTCATTCCACTTGCAGTTGGGCAAGAATATATCTAATAGAAAACATTCTTTGGTAGTCGGTGTTTAGTTAGAGCTATGTTTATTCTCTGAGAGAAAAAGTTTAGGTACTTCCAGGTTTATCATAAATTGTGTAAGTGTGAGACAGACCAGAGACTAGCGTGACTTCATCCCTACACCCATATCTGCCCAGTGTACATAGATTTTATGTATCCTGTGATTACTGAGCACAGGATTCAGTTTGCAGACTAGCCCCTATATTTAAGTGTTGAAATGATAGTTGCAGGAGACCTGGTTAACTCTTCAGCTATTAGCTATCATATCTGACCTCCAACGTCTATACTAATTCTGCACTGACTACAGTGGGAGTTTAAAAGTTCAGCTGACATGTAGATACCTGTATTTTAGTACCTTTTTTGGTAAGCTGGTTGCTGCACAGTCTTCCGAAGAGCTATTTTGCAGAACATTGAGAATAGTGGGGCTCGTATCTGAGTAGAAGCTAAGTTGTAAtgtgtgctgttttgtttttcagcatcttAATCTAGATAATTATAAAGCATACTTTTCCACTCTCTTGTGGCTTGAAGAAATCCATGCAGAAATGGAGATAAAAGACTATAACATGAGTGGAATTACTTTGAAAAGGAATGGGAGCTCTTTGGTGTTGGAAGTGCCAGGAGTGGAAGAAGGCAAACCTTCCCTGAGTACAGGTAGTAATTAATGTGAAATAAAGCCAAATAGCATGTTGATCAGTACCTTAAATGCAGTACAAACTACAATGCATTGTTACTTGTTAAGTCTTTCACATGTTTGAACACAAAATTAATCCATGCTGCCAGATGCGTGAACTATGTTGTTGGTGTCTCACTGTTTGTCTTGCTCTCTGAGGAAGCATCGCATGTGTCTGTTACTAAGGTTGTTCTGATGTCTTCAATTTTTTCGTGTACAAGAATTGGTAGGGTTTTTCAAAGTTAAGCTGTGTAATACAATAATAACTAAGAGGCGATAGGTGTTTCAAAACTAAAAACAGGGAAAGGATGTGAAATTGAATTCAGAATCTCAAATATGATTTACAGGTATTGTTTTCAGTAAGTATTTAAGATCTGATGCCATCAATACTAAGtacctttttaaaagtaatacaCAGTTCGTGTTCCTGTTCAGAACTTGGGCCTAAATGAAGTGCTGACATATTCATGGATATGGCAACTTTACAGAAATTAATGTTTGTTTGGCATCTGCCAATTCCTAACTTaacaatttcttcttctgcatgGTTAAGTGTTGCAGTGAGAATTTTGCTATTTCTTataactgtattttccttttaactttgTTTATAATTAGGTGATAAGGTGATACTGAAAAGTCAGATCTACTCTGAGCATGTAATAGAGTATGTAGCCTATATTACTGAGGTAAGCAATCAGTGTCTTTTGTTGAAAATACTATAGTCAACATGATGCTAAAAGGAAGCTGACAGTTCAAGAAGGCCAGACTGAGGtcttttgggggttttgtttgtttgttttgtgaagCTGGTTTTCTGGGGTGTGTTAGCTTGTGGGGGTcggggtgtttttgtttgttttttgtttaatctACACTCTAGTGGCTGGTAGGTTTCTACATTTATTATATGGTTGTGAAttagggtttgtttgtttggatttgAGTttttatggggtttttttttgggggggggacacTTTGACTTCCCTTTTCTTTATGGGTTATAACTTCTATCTGCTCTGAAAGCACTGCACACATAATCTAGAAATGTATTGATAGTAAATATGGTTTTGTGGGGGATTTTAGATGTTTTCAGAGATACTTCTGTACATGTATAAACTACTAAATGCACTCACCAGTAAACTgaccttttttttgttttgttttatctttgcAATAGATTCATAATGAAGCTATTACTCTTAAATTTCATCCAGACTTTGAACAGGCTTACAACTCAGAACCCATGGATGTGGAATTTGTCCACTCTAGGTATTTTTATAGGTTTCTAAAGGCTTATTCTGATGGGTATAGACATGGGAAGGATACAAATAggtttttttctcccagttCTTTAATCTGTCTCCCCCAACACAGCTTTTTCACTAGGTGCGTTGTACAGAGTGACAACAATTGCAGTCTTGTATGAAAGAACTTGTGTCTTATATCTCCTTTTTAAGGTATAAATGATTACTGCGGTGCCAGGAAGTGAgatagctgattttttttgaagaagaagaaacatgcCAATATGTCTTcaagattatgaaaaaaattactgatgtTAACCACCtatactctttttttaatactagcaatatcatattttatttttagaatgttatttgtatttaattgcTTAATCATCTCTGTAAAATTAGTTTTGTGTGAAACTTACTGAAAGACTTTACCTAATTCTGGAGCACGAGGTTCTCTAGCTGTCCGCTGAGAAAAAGAGGATAAACACATCAGAATGTTATTCATAGCAAAGCTTTTGATTAACACTTCTGCAGCATATTTCTcaataaatacttaaatattcctatataaaattcttctttataAGCACTAGTGAATAGAAACCACTGGATGGCTTGTACGTATATACTGTTGTAACTTACAGAACTTGAAGCTTTTACTCTAATCTACAAATCACTATTCTAATAACAGGATCACCAGCAGGCGATGCCAGTTGGCCGTTGAGCAAGCTATCTATCTGGGTGAAAAAGGTATCTTTAAGTAGATATAAACTGCCTAGAGGTGTTTGGTTGTGGGGAGTCtgttttttcattactttcacATCTAAGAAGTGATTCTTCTCAGTTGAATTCAGTATCTGAGAAGAATGCACTGAAGTCCACTTCTGGAGGCGTTTCCTAATTATACGTATATAGAGATAGATTTTTAAACAGGAACTTCTAGATGTAGAGTGTATATTATTGGAATGATTTCATGTGTTCCCTATCACAAGGGAGAGGGCTTTACGCTGTTTTTATAAGCAGTTTGAACCAATAACTGTATAAATTGTACTGTTGTAACAATGTTACATGAAATGCCACTGTTTTCTGTTACCTCAAAACATACTAAAGTGTGCTGATTCAATTATATGGATCGTTCTGCTGAACTATAGTAGAATCACACAGATCTTTCCCACTAGTATGTTAGTTCTCGTAAACCTACTTGGCAACTTAGGGCAAGCAAATGTATCAGCAGCAATGTAGTTAACAGAACGTACATAAAGCGTTTGTgtctttcagatttctttctctttttcctctaaatttaAAGTGTTGTTTCCAGAAAGGCTCCTTTTACAACCACCACAAGTGGAATGTTCTATTGATAATGGCCTTGAACAAAGTTCCAAGCAGGAAAGTAAGGTAAATGTTTCTTAAAGTACTTAGAGCATTCAGATTAGTAAGATATCTACTATAAGGCTATTGTTAAAAAGGACTTCTGTAATACAGCACTGAAGAATCAAAGTTGTTCTGCTTTCTGATGATGGAAGTATTTGTTTATTGCTGGGGGAAGAGGGGACTCTATGATAACTGATGATTATTAGGCTAACACTCCCatctaaaatagaaaatgcttaTAAGAATCCTAATGGATTAGAACTGgaattttcagatttgttcTAGGCCTAGTTTTaatagttgatttttttaaaaaaaacagatatattaAATTTCATCACTATGGCAGGGAATACTTTTATGATAAAACGTAATCATCCTGTTCCGAAGAGATTTATCCAGGTTTCTTAACTGCTAGTTaaattgtaaaaagaaattgtagAAATCTTGCTTAGAAGGGACTTCAGAAGGTCACCTAGTGCATCTTCTCTTTGAAGCAGGACTGTCACCACCACTAGATCAGGTCAGCTGTGGGGTGTGGGAGGGTTCTGTGTAGAGTTTTGGAGCATGTGTTTGTTTTCGGGGGGGATTTTTGTCTGTCAAAGTCTTTGAAACCTCTGAAGATGGAGATTCCATAACCCTTTGATAACCTGTTCAGTGCTTCACTACCTGACCATTGATTCCCCTCctcccttgctgctgcttcaaaTGCTCAGTCTGAATTATCTAGCTGAAAGTTGTGAAAGTTCTCCTCTTAATATCATATGCTGCTATTAAGAAGAGTTTggttctattgttttttgtaactCAGATTTAAATTGCTGTAGGTTATTAGACTACCTTTTCAACTTCTCACCAAACTAGAAAAGCCAAGGTCTCTCAAACTGTCCAGTTTCTACCAAGAACATGCAGTTGGCACGTATATAGTGCTATTATCTACAGTGGGGATTATTAGTATCCTGTAATTCCCAGGCCCTGAAAAGGGGCTGAGGGTTACTATGTGGTCAGTGGATACCCAGACTATATTGATTCATGCAGTTactcaattttatttcttctgctctgactactcataatttttttttgtgcataaAAAGCAGAAGCTTCATCTTGGCAAATTGTGTCTGACCCTATGAATTTGAATACATTTATGTCTCCAGGCAGTTCCTAGCTTGTTCTTCCCTTCCTGTTACTGgtccctttttattttcaaagatggtGCATACAGGGGTCTAGAGGTCTGCTTGTGAGGCAGAAAGCACATCAGATTATTCAGCCTTATCCATACCATCCATCAATAAGCTGTCTTCTCCCATGAGTCTACAGACCtacattttctttgtgttttttcctctgcaacaTTTGCAGAAACTGTTCTTGCTCTGATCCTGCCTAGTTTTAGCTTAAGTTGGACTTAAATGTGTTTGACCTTTCTGATTTTGTCCCCATgtgcttttttgctttgcttgttcttgtttctatttctgataGCTGCTTTATGAATTCAGGCAGCTCCATTTATAGCTAAGTAGGCCTTTTGCTAAAATTCACAATTACCTTGTGCAACAGGATGGCTTGTTTATGAGTCTTAATAAGCAGATCTTAAACAAAACCATCTAGTTCTCTTGGGCACCTATTTCCCCACGTGGTAGCTTCTCAGAAGATTTGGCTTAGTGATTTGCTGAAGAAACCAGAGTCCACTCTTGAAAATCCAGTATTCTGACTCTGCAGCTGCTTAGGCTTCCTCTATATCCTGAACCCACTCAACTTTGCAATCTCTGCAACCCAAACTGCTATATATGAACACATTTGCTATTTCCTTTGTGTGAGCAGCAGGTCAAATAAAGCATTATTCCTGGTCAGTACCTCTGCCATTTATGTTAGGAAGCTGTCACCAACTCTGCCTAGAAATTCTAGAAGTATTCTAGATTATTTGCAACAGGTGTGGGAATGATTAGAATATTCCATGAATACCATGACCTGTGATCGTAAGACTATGCTAGTTGTTGTGGAAAGTCTCATTCATGTTGTCCTTCTTGTCTGGTCTGTAACAACTGTTACCACCATAACATAATCACTGTTCAATCTTCCTTTGATAACATCTCAGCCACatctctggttttgcaacacaaaaTGTCCTGTCTAGGAGCTCTTTCAGATGGACCTAGAGCCATGCTGGTAACAACTCCTCACTGTGCCATTGCTGTTACGCAAGATGCCTGCTTCTCCTAGGGcctttctgttttcccagagGAGAGCATTTCCTCCTGGACCCCTCATGCTTACTGTCGAACTATATCATTGCAACTTTGATTTACTCAAGGTGGTGTTAGTATCTGCATAGATAAGCAGCAAAGGGAAGCAATCAGAAGACCAAATGAGCCTTGCAGTCTTTCCAAGACATTGTGGTTCTGGGCAAGTAGCAGACAGTTCCTGGATGGTATGTTTGCCAGCAAGCCAATAAGCACCTGTGTCCTGTACAAGGAGTAATCAACCGCTAACCCTTATCACCTCACTGGATTAGGATCAGTATTAAGAAAACTGAAGCATCTGGCCCAGAGTCTTTTCCCCCAGGAGAACTCGGTTCCCTGTTGCCAGGACCCTGAACCTGTTTCAGAagctttaaatataaattggGAACTCCTAGAATCCTTTCCTTCTCTATtgcatctttctctctttccagtAGATACTATATTTAATGAGATAGCactactggaaaaataaaaaatccaaaactttGAAAGTATTAGTGGCTTGTCGCCTTAAGATTATAAATGCATTTACCTTAGCTTGATGATGTTTTCAGGTCAAAAATCTACAGAACAGACCAACAAAACGCATGGCATCAAGGGAGATGAACATACCAGATGTGGTGACGGTTCCTCCCCAAACAAATCAACCTGGtatattttaatacttcttCATATTCAAGTATAACAAGCTCAGGATTGCGGTTACTTTGGTAAATCAGGGCTGATTAGGTGCTTTTTAGATGCTCTCCAGTGTTGTCTTTTTAAGAAACTATAGGATAGTAATAACACGAAATTTCCTGCTTAGAAACATCTTCAGTTCAACAAATAACTAATGTAATATTTTGTGGTCAGTAAATTACTATTTCCCAGTCAATACTTTACTGGAAAACCGATCACACACAGATTTGTTGCTGTGATGCTGTCTCATCTTTGGGGtagattttttgaaaagatactAAAAACTTGACAAAGCATACAAACGACCTGCACTATCTGGAACGTATGACTTGAAATACTAGTATACTTAATTTGATGGAATGAGTAATTCTATCACATTGTAGCAATAGGATCCCTAAACGAATAGGGAATATCTAGAGGCCCTTCTATAGCAGGTTTGGTAAGGAACTGTCCTAGAAAGCTAAAGTCCACTTTAGTCAGACAGGAGCAGTTCTCATACCATTTACCACTTGTCTTTAGTACTGGTATTATccctgaaaagctgctttttagctgttctaggaaaaataaatgtgggtttaatgtttaaattattgaatacatttttatagGATGTTAGAGTGGATAATCCTTTTCTGGCCTTTgatgttataaaataaaatgcacttttGAAATCTTAATGGCCAATTTCTACATGCTGTGAAATTAGAATTTTTGAGGGCTTCACTAACTGTTACCACTTGAAAAGTGAACTTCTGTCCTTTAAATCCTGATATGAACTTGAAATTGCATTAATGTAtgtatgttaaaatatttgtgtagtTTTAATGTATACTTATTGGATTACAGTCAGTGAAACGGTGACAATTGAACAGAGAGCTGGCAACTTTTTTAATCCTATGCTGAATGAGCACCAGAAGCTGGCAGTGAAAAGGATCCTGACTGGTGAATGTCGTCCAACTCCTTATGTCCTCTTTGGACCACCAGGAACAGGAAAAACATTAACAATAATTGAAGCTATTTTACAGGTAATAGTGGATGACAAATCTGTcatctttcatcttttcaatATTAGAACGCTACAGTAATTCTGCAAGTACAATTACGATTTGCTTCCAAATACCAAGAGTCTTTGAAATACtcatttcaaaaatctttcttataattcagtgaaaaaaaaagtttttagatAGGAATTTGTTAACAAATTcctaaatgatttattttcaaggCTTCATATTTTTGTGTCTTTAAAGCTTTAATAAATAGTATCTAACCAATGATTCTAATACTGCATAATAGATTTATGAAGCACAGgtatattttaatatgatgACTGTGAATTAATTCCAACATCAGTACACTCAACTTGCAAATACTAAACAGTCTTGACTTTCAAGACTGGTGTTCTTGAACTGCAAAGGGTGGATGAATATTGTGTGTATTTGGAActcttctgaattttatattCAGTGGCAATAAAATGACATGGGCATATTGCTAAGTAGCTGTTGCTACTAATCCAAAtacctttcttttaaatggcTTTCTTCTTAAATGTAGATACATTATACTTTACCAGACAGTCGAATTTTGGTCTGTGCACCATCAAATACAGCAACAGATCTGATTTGCTTGCGGCTACATGAAAGCAATCTGTTAAAACCAGGAACCATGGTCCGAGTTAATGCTAGCTGCAGGTCTACAGAGGTAAGTATATAGATATCTGCCAGttagtatttccattttcacaTGTTGatcttaaaatactgttttaataaCATATCATTGGATCCTAAAAAGCATAATCAGCCTAAGAGACAGCAAAGTAATTAACTGTTCATTGTAGCTCTTAATATGATTGTATGAGCATTGAATCTGAGCCTATTTCCTGGAGCGTGTAACTCTACTTAGTAGCACGTAATGTGTCAGTGGGAATTTTTAATGTGATAAGATTCTTTCAATCATGAAATGATCCCAGAACATGTTATTCAAGTCAAACCTTTACTACTCCAAATTAAGACCACTTACATAAAGAAGTGAACAAGTAGGAGAGTTGTCTGTGTATCCAGatttcgtgtgtgtgtgtgtgtgtgtatctgtacACACAcatgttcagttttgttcttaaaGGAAAGGCACGTTGCATAGGTGCTATTTTATCCAGGCAAATTTGCAAAGAGTTCATTTCAGTGAATGTGAATGGGTCCAAATCTAAGCATTTCTTAGCTTCTAGAATTAAGTGTTTAGTGGATGCTTTTTgattcatattaaaatatttagtttgaGTGGCATCTTGTTttacaaaa encodes:
- the MOV10L1 gene encoding RNA helicase Mov10l1, yielding MIDDLIIFTNDAVVNSVLLTVGQKVIATVEEDKISSGLKAIRVEAVQNTWGDSSPTYDASEMNTKLLIGNITFLSKDGGYINQKTFFAMEEVCEGFEPYKGDWVQAKYFINPTTWSSEAVAVKPLRYKRVDKVRISSICGRSGIIDESIFFTLDSVRLPDGYSPCVHDLVNAIVVESNQSCYIWRALCLAPVDQNRLSHSNGVNLDEPCEDLMRDKRGLEVSRMTNFGTLKQGESKSMIIWIKNKGNVPQSLISCRLAGWVKDKQFHFQIPQKWQNNSGAYLSSPINQENISKAAINSCSRETTYESLNNASITKNGVIPEGVNSQNLNLSRKKDDFSLVENEHLHNGINEQKGVLEEQSINETHTTREIVIPPGGKTFVVIVCTATNPGYNKELLLLGFSDFVIGRYIETTVTNEEESIIAPVEPFSPRKPKIISIPQQRKTTVVATKCRRNCRRQLPSFLPYYTIPDGLRKCVEQKLDILTFQPLLAEHLNLDNYKAYFSTLLWLEEIHAEMEIKDYNMSGITLKRNGSSLVLEVPGVEEGKPSLSTGDKVILKSQIYSEHVIEYVAYITEIHNEAITLKFHPDFEQAYNSEPMDVEFVHSRITSRRCQLAVEQAIYLGEKVLFPERLLLQPPQVECSIDNGLEQSSKQESGVSICIDKQQREAIRRPNEPCSLSKTLWFWASSRQFLDVSETVTIEQRAGNFFNPMLNEHQKLAVKRILTGECRPTPYVLFGPPGTGKTLTIIEAILQIHYTLPDSRILVCAPSNTATDLICLRLHESNLLKPGTMVRVNASCRSTEQIDDIVKPYCKDGDDIWKALWFRIIITTCSSAGLFYQTGIRLGHFTHVILDEAGQASEPESLIPLGLISEANGQIVLVGDPKQLGPVIKSKVAVAFGLNISLLERLMSRSMYLRDEDAFSACGSYNPLLITKLVKNYRSHSALLTLPSKLFYHKELEVCADTSVVTSLLHWEKLPRKGFPFIFHGIRGNETREGHSPSWFNPTEAVQVMRYCCHLAKNENSAVPVTDIGVITPYRKQVEKIRFLLRSIDLEDVKVGSVEEFQGQEYLVIILSTVRSNEGSFGDEKYCLGFLSNPKRFNVAVTRAKALLIVVGNPHVLVKDPCFCALLEYSLKNRVYIGCDLPSELECLHQ